From one Lolium rigidum isolate FL_2022 chromosome 4, APGP_CSIRO_Lrig_0.1, whole genome shotgun sequence genomic stretch:
- the LOC124648676 gene encoding E3 ubiquitin-protein ligase UPL4-like, whose amino-acid sequence MAPFQGITRENQNSPVEPCAKKVSSSSAGGQPERNKVIGTDRAVQPKLAFSLKGKELDRSVTLYQSILQDQINVGADVILDTQFWHSVHDVTFRMAATNPEKDDCPDSSNAPISTNDSKTGLMWQALPSFSSLLLGKISCKIDRSSPSYDILFMLKVLEGLNRFSFHLVSNERNHAFAQGRITNLDDLKPSVSSVPLQEFVSAKLTDKLEQQMHDPLVSRSRCLPLWCAELMSTCPFLFSFEARWKYFQLTAFGSSSIQHGHMRDTSGNNIATERSPSFSRKKFKVDRNDILVSAAKVMRSYARSNALLEVEYEEEVGTGLGPTMEFYTLISHEFQKSGLGMWRGELPCEARTDKTHIGPRTVVAPNGLFPRPWSASVELPSEVKNRFHLLGLVLAKAIKDGRILDIPFSKAFYKLILGQELNIYDINSFDPELATTLMEFKALTCQRKYLESCSTKECQSPSDFSYRGCTIEDLAIDFTVPGYPEYVLSLESSSDNVTAENLEEYVSFVVEATVKNGISRQLEAFKSGFSQVFPLSTLQVFSEDELERLLCGEQDNWDFVKLVDHIKFDHGYTSSSPAVINLLEIIQEFGCHERRAFLQFITGSPRLPPGGLAALNPNLTACSEA is encoded by the exons ATGGCTCCTTTTCAGGGTATCACCAGGGAAAATCAAAATTCTCCTGTAGAACCTTGCGCAAAGAAAGTGTCCTCATCCTCTG CTGGGGGTCAACCAGAAAGAAACAAGGTGATCGGGACTGATCGCGCTGTGCAACCAAAACTGGCATTtagcctgaaaggaaaagagcttGACCGATCTGTTACTCTTTATCAATCAATCCTGCAAGATCAGATCAACGTGGGAGCTGATGTAATTTTGGACACCCAGTTTTGGCACAGTGTGCATGATGTAACATTTCGAATGGCTGCGACAAATCCAGAAAAAGATGATTGTCCTGATTCGTCTAATGCACCAATATCAACAAATGACAGTAAAACAGGGTTGATGTGGCAGGCACTCCCTTCCTTCAGCAGCTTGTTGCTTGGCAAGATTTCATGCAAAATTGATAGGTCAAGTCCATCATATGACATATTGTTTATGCTAAAAGTCTTAGAAGGATTAAACCGATTCTCATTTCACCTCGTGTCTAATGAGAGAAACCATGCTTTTGCTCAAGGAAGGATAACTAACCTTGATGATCTGAAGCCTTCTGTTTCTTCAGTTCCACTGCAGGAGTTTGTTAGTGCAAAATTGACAGATAAACTGGAGCAACAGATGCATGATCCCTTGGTTTCAAGGTCTCGCTGTCTGCCTTTATGGTGCGCTGAACTGATGTCCACATGccctttcttattttcttttgaggCACGATGGAAGTATTTCCAGCTGACAGCATTTGGTTCTTCATCAATACAACATGGGCACATGAGGGATACAAGTGGAAACAATATAGCAACGGAAAGAAGCCCGTCCTTTTCACGGAAAAAGTTCAAAGTTGATCGCAACGATATACTGGTTTCAGCAGCAAAAGTGATGCGTTCCTATGCTCGGAGTAATGCACTGCTTGAAGTAGAATATGAAGAAGAAGTAGGCACAGGTTTGGGTCCTACAATGGAATTCTATACATTGATAAGTCATGAGTTTCAGAAGTCTGGGTTAGGCATGTGGAGGGGGGAGCTTCCTTGTGAAGCTCGCACCGACAAAACTCACATTGGTCCCCGAACTGTGGTCGCGCCTAATGGACTATTTCCTCGACCCTGGTCTGCTTCTGTAGAACTTCCTTCGGAAGTAAAAAATAGATTTCACCTCCTTGGTTTGGTTCTCGCAAAGGCAATTAAAGATGGCAGAATTCTTGACATTCCATTCTCCAAAGCATTTTACAAGCTTATCCTAGGACAG GAGCTTAATATATATGATATCAATTCATTTGATCCTGAACTGGCAACGACCCTTATGGAGTTTAAAGCACTTACTTGTCAAAGGAAATACTTAGAATCATGTTCGACAAAGGAATGCCAGAGCCCATCTGATTTCTCTTATCGAGGTTGTACAATTGAGGATCTTGCTATTGACTTCACTGTCCCTGGGTATCCAGAGTATGTGCTTTCTCTGGAGAGTAGCTCAGATAAT GTAACCGCTGAGAATTTGGAAGAATATGTTTCTTTTGTTGTCGAGGCAACAGTTAAAAATGGAATCTCAAGACAACTGGAAGCTTTCAAGTCAGGATTTAGTCAG GTATTTCCACTAAGCACACTTCAGGTATTCTCAGAGGATGAGCTGGAGAGATTACTCTGTGGAGAACAAGACAATTGGGAT TTTGTGAAACTTGTTGATCACATAAAATTTGATCATGGCTACACCTCCAGCAGCCCTGCAGTCATCAAT TTGTTAGAGATCATACAAGAGTTCGGATGCCATGAGCGCAGAGCTTTCTTGCAATTTATAACGGGTTCACCTCGACTCCCTCCAGGTGGTTTAGCTGCACTGAATCCTAATTTGACAGCTTGTTCGGAAG CATAG